From Campylobacter sp. MG1, a single genomic window includes:
- a CDS encoding site-specific DNA-methyltransferase → MKLLQKSYFEKIKIIYIDPPYNTGKDFVYKDDFNDTLKAYKEQLNNITTNTNTDGRFHSNWLNMMYPRLKLAKNLLRDDGVIFISIDDNEAAQLKLLCDEIFGQNNFISQFVWQKKSGGGQAKYFYEGHEYILIYVKNKNLFDGLFKSKDKPEIIDDLIRKVHGKYTNHPKLEPLFDKYGSRLIKHRNLMFEELDIFLNEQMITKEKYNEILENINNKTYFLKQYKDTNFNLICAYNNSDVSKMYSLINGYWTSDGNDEVEQLFKKLVFENPKPTRLLLELFSKNLQKDDIILDFFSGSATTAHAVMQLNAEDGGNRKYILVQVPEPTDTKSIAYQNGYKNICEIGLARIKKSSEKIKQDYKDASFDDGVKVFYLDSSNISEWSGENITQENLFTRLEKIKQDRSELDLVYEFILKQGYSLTSKIEYKYNKYFIKDYEKTMIICLKECDIDELLKYKDCEIIIKDDLLNDDKKLNALENLNNIRTF, encoded by the coding sequence TTGAAATTACTTCAAAAATCTTATTTTGAAAAAATTAAAATAATTTATATTGACCCACCTTATAATACAGGCAAGGATTTTGTGTATAAAGATGATTTTAACGATACTTTAAAAGCTTACAAAGAGCAATTAAATAATATCACAACAAATACGAACACAGATGGTAGGTTTCATTCAAATTGGCTTAATATGATGTATCCAAGGCTAAAACTTGCAAAAAATTTACTCCGTGATGATGGTGTGATATTTATAAGTATTGATGATAATGAAGCAGCACAATTAAAACTATTATGTGATGAAATTTTTGGACAAAATAATTTTATATCTCAATTTGTTTGGCAAAAAAAATCAGGTGGTGGCCAAGCTAAGTATTTTTATGAAGGACACGAATATATTTTAATTTATGTTAAAAATAAAAATTTATTTGATGGTCTTTTTAAAAGTAAGGATAAGCCAGAAATTATCGATGATTTAATAAGAAAGGTGCATGGAAAATATACAAATCATCCAAAATTAGAACCACTTTTTGATAAATATGGTAGTAGGTTAATTAAACATAGAAATTTAATGTTTGAAGAATTAGATATTTTTTTAAATGAACAAATGATTACTAAAGAAAAATATAACGAAATATTAGAAAATATTAATAATAAAACATATTTTTTAAAACAATATAAGGATACAAATTTTAATCTTATTTGTGCTTATAATAATAGTGATGTTTCAAAAATGTATTCATTAATAAATGGGTATTGGACTTCTGATGGTAATGATGAAGTAGAGCAACTATTTAAAAAATTAGTTTTTGAAAATCCTAAACCTACAAGGCTTTTACTAGAGTTATTTTCTAAAAATCTTCAAAAAGACGATATTATTTTAGACTTTTTCAGTGGTTCGGCGACAACGGCACACGCTGTGATGCAACTAAATGCCGAAGATGGTGGAAACAGAAAATATATTTTAGTGCAAGTCCCAGAGCCTACTGATACTAAGAGCATAGCATATCAAAACGGATATAAAAATATTTGTGAAATAGGACTTGCAAGGATAAAAAAATCTAGTGAAAAAATCAAGCAAGATTATAAAGATGCTAGTTTTGATGATGGAGTTAAGGTTTTTTATTTAGATAGTTCAAATATTAGTGAATGGAGTGGAGAAAATATTACCCAAGAAAATTTATTTACTAGACTTGAAAAGATAAAACAAGATAGAAGTGAGCTTGATTTAGTTTATGAGTTTATTTTAAAGCAAGGATATTCTTTGACTTCTAAAATAGAATATAAATACAATAAATATTTTATAAAAGACTATGAAAAAACTATGATAATTTGCCTAAAAGAATGTGATATTGATGAGCTTTTAAAATATAAAGATTGTGAAATTATTATAAAAGACGATTTGCTTAATGACGATAAAAAATTAAATGCTTTAGAAAATTTAAATAACATAAGAACATTTTAG
- a CDS encoding MBL fold metallo-hydrolase, translating to MNEILKMPCGVYATNCYIIKGKNADIVIDPGFNSINFIKNNCSKVVAVLNTHGHHDHVWDNKIVSQEFNAPLYCHRDDIFMLADPNSCGFIHSDDIAIGVGDGESLVFDDLKFTFHHFAGHTPGCSIIEFDNFYFSGDFLFERSIGRWDFLFSSAEDMIKSLEKAKNLKDDFILLPGHGNQTKVSLEKPNFDLWIRYVKNSI from the coding sequence ATGAATGAAATTTTAAAAATGCCGTGCGGTGTATATGCTACAAATTGTTATATTATAAAAGGTAAAAATGCTGATATTGTTATTGATCCAGGATTTAATTCCATAAATTTTATTAAAAATAATTGTAGTAAAGTTGTAGCAGTTTTAAACACTCACGGACATCATGACCATGTTTGGGATAATAAAATAGTATCTCAAGAATTTAATGCACCTTTATATTGCCATAGAGATGATATTTTTATGTTAGCAGACCCTAATAGTTGTGGATTTATTCATAGTGATGATATAGCTATAGGTGTAGGAGATGGCGAGAGTTTGGTTTTTGATGATTTAAAATTTACTTTTCATCATTTTGCAGGTCATACTCCAGGTTGTTCTATAATAGAATTTGATAATTTTTATTTTAGTGGAGATTTTTTATTTGAAAGAAGTATAGGAAGATGGGATTTTCTATTTTCTAGTGCGGAGGATATGATAAAAAGCCTTGAAAAAGCTAAAAATTTAAAAGATGATTTTATACTTTTACCAGGGCATGGAAATCAAACAAAAGTTAGTTTGGAAAAACCAAATTTTGATTTATGGATTAGATACGTTAAAAATTCAATATAG
- a CDS encoding dynamin family protein, with protein sequence MQELLQNLWKDLLGNLDYNYEKNIFSNEFAALVLTANEANYKELLSLKTYTTYLQINNFYELKKLQIGVLNSIKNNLLDPKEILFHLEKLKNIVKNETIFNYLKEQNGTNSNKFNNEFDKTKNKLNEIFNELNNLLSDDLKKQVQEFKNQLETKDFKIAFSGIFNAGKSSLINSLLDSNFLGVSNAPETANLSIINYSNNPCVKVNFYDEKEFNTIKSQASLNEELSEYFKIDYKKFESINIELKDLYNYTSANSNMSIFVKDIEININNEYLKNNISIIDTPGLDDIVISREQKSLEFLKKANCILYLMSATQALSIKDLEFLCNFMKNNPTTKLILVLTKSDLVSQSELFKLKDYVQNRFKNELLKHNITTPFYLFSVSANEYQNNKNNGNINSLRMFLNENIFNSSNTKEFTNNIKEKIKNIISNEILNLENINNSLKLDDNNYKQKIDELKEKARLQNERKILNFELLKEYENKKYELQEHELKFLAKIQANKIFDELNYNKNYSNEQAKNIIMQGFKDCLSGNYSSLKHNFMNDFDEICKKIEINSDIVFEFNNKKLQENYDNLDRVLNTFNILSTKVENDIQEKLNAIYTNLNYDIFKFIKQKNTADDYLKSTLNSMYTITHIPENISDASLILEKNTKIIEQLTQLKKALDD encoded by the coding sequence TTGCAAGAATTATTACAAAATTTATGGAAAGATTTACTAGGTAACCTTGATTATAACTACGAAAAAAATATATTTTCAAATGAATTTGCTGCTTTAGTATTAACAGCAAATGAAGCTAATTACAAAGAATTATTAAGTCTAAAAACATATACAACCTATCTACAAATAAATAATTTTTATGAATTAAAAAAATTACAAATAGGGGTATTAAATTCAATAAAAAATAATCTTTTAGACCCTAAAGAGATATTATTTCATTTAGAAAAATTAAAAAACATAGTAAAAAATGAAACAATATTTAATTATCTAAAAGAACAAAACGGGACAAACTCAAATAAATTTAATAATGAATTTGATAAAACTAAAAATAAATTAAATGAAATTTTTAATGAGTTAAATAATTTATTATCCGATGACTTAAAAAAACAAGTGCAAGAATTTAAAAATCAGCTAGAAACAAAAGATTTTAAAATAGCTTTTAGCGGGATATTTAATGCCGGTAAATCAAGCTTAATAAATTCATTATTAGATAGTAATTTTTTGGGTGTATCAAATGCACCAGAAACTGCTAATTTAAGCATAATAAATTATTCTAATAATCCTTGCGTTAAAGTAAATTTTTATGATGAAAAAGAATTTAATACAATCAAATCTCAAGCTAGTTTAAATGAGGAGTTAAGTGAATATTTTAAAATTGATTATAAAAAATTTGAAAGCATTAACATAGAGCTTAAAGACCTTTATAACTACACAAGTGCTAATTCTAATATGAGTATTTTTGTAAAAGATATAGAAATTAACATAAATAATGAATATTTAAAAAACAATATAAGCATTATAGATACCCCAGGACTTGATGATATAGTAATCAGTAGAGAACAAAAAAGCTTAGAATTTCTTAAAAAAGCAAACTGTATTTTATACTTAATGAGTGCTACACAAGCACTTAGCATTAAGGATTTAGAATTTTTATGTAATTTTATGAAAAACAACCCAACAACGAAACTAATTTTAGTTCTTACAAAAAGTGATTTAGTAAGTCAAAGCGAATTATTTAAATTAAAAGATTATGTGCAAAATCGCTTTAAAAATGAATTATTAAAACACAACATAACAACTCCTTTTTATTTATTTAGCGTTAGTGCTAATGAATATCAAAATAATAAAAATAATGGTAATATAAACTCATTAAGAATGTTTTTAAATGAAAATATTTTTAACTCATCAAATACAAAAGAATTTACCAATAATATAAAAGAAAAAATTAAAAATATTATCTCAAACGAAATTTTAAATTTAGAAAATATAAATAATTCTCTTAAACTTGATGATAATAACTACAAACAAAAAATAGATGAATTAAAAGAAAAAGCTAGATTGCAAAATGAAAGAAAAATTTTAAATTTTGAATTGTTAAAAGAATATGAAAATAAAAAATATGAATTGCAAGAACACGAGCTAAAATTTTTAGCAAAAATACAAGCAAATAAAATATTTGATGAATTAAATTACAATAAAAATTATTCTAATGAACAAGCAAAAAACATAATAATGCAAGGCTTTAAAGATTGTTTAAGTGGTAATTATTCTAGCTTAAAACATAATTTTATGAATGATTTTGATGAAATCTGTAAAAAAATTGAAATCAATTCGGATATTGTATTTGAATTTAATAATAAAAAACTTCAAGAAAACTATGATAATTTAGATAGGGTATTAAATACATTTAATATTTTATCAACAAAAGTAGAAAATGATATTCAAGAAAAATTAAATGCTATATACACGAATTTAAATTATGATATTTTTAAATTTATTAAACAAAAAAACACAGCCGATGATTATTTAAAATCAACGCTAAATAGCATGTATACAATAACACATATACCTGAAAATATTAGTGATGCTAGTTTAATTTTAGAAAAAAATACAAAAATTATTGAACAATTAACACAATTAAAAAAGGCATTAGATGATTAA
- a CDS encoding DEAD/DEAH box helicase family protein, whose product MKIEFKTLNYQIKAVNNIARLFKGQKLEKSSFHEIGCTENKNILNISNKDILNNFNEIAKLNNLDEINELNELSFAISMETGTGKTYVYLKSIYELNKLYGFSKFIIVVPSVAIREGVIKTFEITKEHFIEQYTGLICKSFVYNSSNLNDVMDFSENNYLSVMIINIDAFNKDSNKLNQELEGYGKVIEIIRKTNPIIILDEPQNMMSENAKDRIKSLNPMAIFRFSATHKDSSNLIFKLDANDALEQRLVKKAEALSVVQVHTRNEAYIKLISIDEKFNAKVELDIGNKGSVIRKVIKIKHGDFLDDKTKLAIYNGLKVVEIGSDFVDFANFKLKIGESNIKDDLELLQRAQIHATIKTHLEKQEKLLPLGVKVISLFFIDKVANFRGNNAKFKNIFEEEFKNLIKQYSNLEYLYNGKFYDGYFSVDKKGVEKDTKGNTQDDNDTYTKIMKDKEKLLSLNEPLSFIFSHSALKEGWDNPNVFNICTLNDTKSEIKKHQEIGRGLRLAVRNDGRRLDGDLYEYNVLTVIVNESYEDFVSSFQKEYEALGYSRVNAPKNASTKKIIKLNDNFKSAEFIELWDKIKQKTRYKLKLNDNFISDCIKAIDNLQNLEKSKIIVNKIDVKNTNEVINIGEVNRFIIDKRYEILPNFIEIIANNTSITKKSVAKILSKINKNIFDNIFINPQDFCEKISNKINETKSISLIDELIYEKIDEFYELSNFEDEFICYADELNKSLKGVYDEVMLDSSIEKKFLNDSNTHEQIKLCIKLPNWFKINTPLGTYNPDWAIAKDNKVYFVVETKGSLNQNERRKNENAKIECGKKHFKLLGVEYQEAMNLNDIL is encoded by the coding sequence ATGAAAATAGAGTTTAAAACCCTAAATTATCAAATAAAAGCAGTAAATAACATAGCAAGACTTTTTAAAGGGCAAAAATTAGAAAAATCATCATTTCATGAGATAGGTTGTACTGAAAATAAAAATATTTTAAATATATCAAATAAAGATATTTTAAATAATTTTAATGAAATAGCAAAACTTAATAATTTAGATGAAATTAATGAATTAAATGAGCTTAGTTTTGCTATTAGTATGGAAACAGGCACTGGAAAAACTTATGTGTATTTAAAAAGTATATATGAGTTAAATAAACTTTATGGATTTAGTAAATTTATAATAGTAGTTCCAAGTGTGGCTATCCGCGAGGGTGTCATTAAAACATTTGAAATTACGAAAGAACATTTTATAGAGCAATATACAGGGCTTATTTGCAAAAGTTTTGTTTATAATTCTAGTAATTTAAACGATGTAATGGATTTTAGTGAAAATAATTATTTGAGTGTAATGATAATAAATATTGATGCTTTTAATAAGGATAGCAATAAATTAAATCAAGAGTTAGAAGGTTATGGGAAAGTTATTGAAATAATTCGTAAAACAAATCCTATAATAATCCTAGATGAGCCACAAAATATGATGAGTGAAAATGCAAAAGATAGGATAAAATCATTAAATCCTATGGCTATTTTTAGATTTTCAGCAACGCATAAAGATAGTTCAAATTTAATTTTTAAACTTGATGCAAATGATGCCTTAGAGCAAAGATTAGTTAAAAAAGCAGAAGCTTTAAGCGTAGTGCAAGTGCATACCAGAAATGAAGCCTATATAAAGTTGATTAGTATTGATGAAAAATTTAATGCCAAAGTTGAACTTGACATTGGTAATAAAGGGAGTGTTATTAGAAAAGTTATTAAAATAAAACACGGCGATTTTTTAGATGATAAGACTAAATTAGCTATTTATAATGGTTTAAAAGTGGTTGAAATTGGAAGTGATTTTGTAGATTTTGCTAATTTTAAATTAAAAATTGGTGAAAGTAATATAAAAGATGATTTAGAGCTTTTACAAAGAGCACAAATTCATGCAACTATAAAAACACATTTAGAAAAGCAAGAAAAATTACTTCCATTGGGAGTAAAGGTAATATCTTTATTTTTTATAGATAAAGTAGCTAATTTTAGGGGAAATAATGCAAAATTTAAAAATATTTTTGAAGAAGAGTTTAAAAATCTTATAAAACAATATTCAAATTTAGAATATTTATATAATGGTAAATTTTACGATGGATATTTTTCAGTAGATAAGAAAGGTGTTGAAAAAGATACAAAAGGTAATACACAAGATGATAACGATACTTATACAAAAATTATGAAAGATAAAGAAAAATTACTAAGCCTTAACGAGCCACTTAGTTTTATTTTTTCGCACTCAGCTTTAAAAGAAGGCTGGGATAATCCAAATGTTTTTAATATTTGTACTTTGAATGATACAAAAAGCGAAATTAAAAAACATCAAGAAATAGGTAGAGGTTTAAGACTTGCTGTTAGAAATGATGGGAGAAGGCTTGATGGTGATTTGTATGAATATAATGTTTTAACCGTTATTGTCAATGAAAGTTATGAAGATTTTGTAAGTAGCTTTCAAAAAGAATATGAAGCATTAGGATATAGCAGAGTAAATGCACCAAAAAATGCATCAACTAAAAAAATTATTAAACTAAATGATAATTTTAAGAGTGCTGAATTTATAGAACTTTGGGATAAAATCAAACAAAAAACTAGGTATAAATTAAAGCTTAATGATAATTTTATTAGTGATTGTATAAAGGCGATTGATAATCTTCAAAATTTAGAAAAATCAAAAATTATAGTAAATAAGATAGATGTTAAAAATACAAATGAAGTTATAAATATAGGCGAAGTTAATAGGTTTATTATTGATAAAAGGTATGAAATTTTGCCAAATTTTATTGAAATTATTGCAAATAATACAAGTATAACCAAAAAGAGTGTAGCAAAAATTCTATCAAAAATAAATAAAAATATATTTGATAATATTTTTATTAATCCACAAGATTTTTGCGAAAAAATAAGTAATAAAATAAATGAAACAAAATCTATATCACTTATTGATGAATTAATATATGAAAAAATTGATGAGTTTTATGAATTGAGTAATTTTGAAGATGAATTTATTTGTTATGCTGATGAATTAAACAAAAGTTTAAAAGGTGTTTATGATGAGGTAATGCTTGATTCTAGTATTGAAAAGAAATTTTTAAATGATAGTAATACTCACGAACAAATAAAACTTTGCATAAAGCTTCCTAATTGGTTTAAAATAAATACCCCATTAGGTACCTATAATCCAGATTGGGCGATAGCTAAAGACAATAAGGTTTATTTTGTGGTAGAAACTAAAGGAAGTTTAAATCAAAACGAAAGAAGAAAAAATGAAAATGCAAAAATTGAATGTGGTAAAAAACATTTTAAGCTGTTGGGCGTGGAATATCAAGAAGCTATGAATTTAAATGATATTTTATGA
- the map gene encoding type I methionyl aminopeptidase, with translation MIEIKKPAEIEKLRVANKMVAKTLDYLETLIKPGISLKELDKAAEDYILSLGAKPAFKGLYGFPGAICVSLNETCIHGIPDDRVLKEGDIVSCDVGTFIDGYYGDAARTYGVGKISKKDEELIACSKDCLLNAISNIKDGMRFKELSKILEDFIRSRGFVPLEGFCGHGIGRKPHAEPEIPNYLHPNDSIKNGPKIKNGMVFCIEPMICQKDGRPKNLKGMWETASADGLNTAHYEHCVAIVNGRAEILSINE, from the coding sequence ATGATAGAAATTAAAAAACCAGCAGAAATAGAAAAATTAAGAGTAGCTAATAAAATGGTTGCAAAAACGCTAGATTATCTTGAAACTTTAATAAAACCAGGAATTTCTTTAAAAGAATTAGATAAAGCTGCAGAAGATTATATCTTAAGTCTTGGTGCAAAACCAGCTTTTAAAGGGCTTTATGGTTTTCCAGGTGCAATTTGTGTTAGTCTTAATGAAACTTGCATTCATGGAATTCCTGATGATAGAGTTTTAAAAGAAGGCGATATTGTAAGTTGCGATGTTGGAACTTTCATAGATGGATATTATGGAGACGCTGCTAGGACTTATGGTGTTGGCAAAATCTCTAAAAAAGATGAAGAATTAATTGCTTGTAGCAAGGATTGTTTGCTAAATGCAATAAGTAATATTAAAGATGGTATGAGATTTAAAGAGCTTAGCAAGATTTTAGAAGACTTTATTCGCTCTCGTGGTTTTGTTCCACTAGAAGGGTTTTGCGGACACGGCATTGGTAGAAAACCACACGCAGAGCCTGAAATACCAAACTATCTACACCCAAATGATAGTATTAAAAATGGTCCAAAGATTAAAAATGGAATGGTATTTTGTATAGAGCCTATGATTTGTCAAAAAGATGGAAGACCTAAAAATCTAAAAGGTATGTGGGAAACTGCTTCAGCAGATGGGTTAAATACTGCTCATTATGAACACTGCGTAGCTATTGTAAATGGAAGAGCTGAGATTTTATCAATTAATGAGTAA
- the purB gene encoding adenylosuccinate lyase, with the protein MIARYSNPEMSSIWSEETKFNAWLEVELATCKAFNKIGVIPNEDLEKLYKNAKFDIAKIKEIEEQTKHDVIAFTRALSLNLGDERKWVHYGLTSTDVVDTAQAIQLKKANEIIKANLENLLDILKEKANLYKYTPQIGRTHGVHAELTTTGLKFAYFYEEIKRNYERFINASEEIRVGKISGAVGTYANVPLEVELDICKELGLNVANISTQVLPRDLHANYISVCALIASALERFATEIRHLAKTECVEMLEYFSENQKGSSAMPHKKNPIGSENICGLSRVIRGYLITAYENINLWHERDISHSSAERIMLPDVTILLDYMLKRFSSIVKNLMIYPENMKSNLDKSYGLIFSQQVLLALIQKGLSREMAYDLVQGLTKKAWSEKLQFKELLKNSKEICEILSTEEIENAFLVDYHLKNIDKIYERLGL; encoded by the coding sequence ATGATTGCAAGATATTCAAACCCTGAAATGTCAAGTATTTGGAGTGAAGAAACTAAATTTAATGCTTGGCTAGAAGTTGAGCTTGCAACTTGCAAGGCGTTTAATAAAATAGGTGTAATTCCTAATGAAGATTTAGAAAAACTATATAAAAATGCTAAATTTGATATAGCAAAAATAAAAGAAATAGAAGAGCAAACCAAACACGATGTAATAGCATTTACAAGAGCATTATCACTTAATTTAGGCGATGAGAGAAAATGGGTTCATTATGGACTAACAAGCACTGATGTAGTAGATACTGCACAAGCAATTCAACTAAAAAAAGCAAATGAAATAATAAAAGCTAATTTAGAAAATCTTTTAGATATTTTAAAAGAAAAAGCAAATCTTTATAAATATACTCCACAAATAGGAAGAACTCACGGAGTTCATGCAGAGCTTACTACCACTGGGCTAAAGTTTGCTTATTTTTACGAAGAAATCAAAAGAAATTATGAGCGTTTTATAAACGCTAGTGAAGAGATTAGAGTAGGAAAAATTAGCGGTGCAGTAGGCACTTATGCAAATGTTCCACTAGAAGTAGAGCTTGATATTTGTAAAGAGCTTGGATTAAATGTAGCAAATATCAGCACTCAAGTTTTACCTAGAGATTTGCACGCAAATTATATAAGCGTGTGTGCGTTGATTGCAAGTGCTTTGGAAAGATTTGCTACAGAGATAAGACACCTTGCAAAAACTGAATGCGTAGAAATGCTTGAATATTTTAGTGAAAATCAAAAAGGCAGCTCTGCAATGCCACATAAGAAAAATCCAATAGGAAGTGAGAATATTTGTGGTCTTAGCCGTGTGATTAGGGGGTATTTAATAACTGCTTACGAAAACATAAATCTATGGCACGAGCGTGATATTAGCCACTCAAGTGCAGAGCGAATTATGCTTCCTGATGTAACGATTTTGCTTGATTATATGCTAAAAAGATTTAGCTCTATTGTAAAAAATCTAATGATTTATCCTGAAAATATGAAAAGTAATTTAGATAAATCTTATGGATTAATCTTCTCTCAACAAGTGCTTTTAGCCCTCATTCAAAAGGGTTTAAGTCGTGAGATGGCGTATGATTTAGTGCAAGGACTAACTAAAAAAGCTTGGAGCGAAAAGCTTCAGTTTAAAGAATTATTAAAAAATAGCAAAGAAATTTGCGAAATCTTAAGTACCGAAGAGATTGAAAATGCTTTTTTAGTTGATTATCATCTTAAAAATATTGATAAGATTTATGAGCGTTTGGGATTGTAA
- a CDS encoding dynamin family protein produces the protein MIKNVIDEYNKKFNPSYDDNFLGHLKNIKNKLENPKFMLSKELIQTMDKNITNYLQPIQVGVIGQFSSGKSSLLNLLFKKNLLATGARPVSVVATYIKYGEKDVVLGEYEEGLKIINSKNLNDQNENIDGLKNIHIYTDNEILKNITLIDTPGLNANENDEEFSKNLINSFDALIWLSLAESAGKLSEEKAIKSFKKNIPSICLVNQKDKLNKQEQEKLQNYLNKVFSKYFSKIELISCKLAVENNNDSNIEAFYNFLKDLNKTEIKEKIIKENLENIKYQLNYINLKIYDALNTLNARIDEYNDIIKKINNKEIFDDFNEKILNALKTIAKNITQEFLNNFKEKNANYFTNKKTLLHKDCYEKNEYKYKTIIPDDTFLNIFYNKDIINKEFLRIKKELNDLFLNIKDNFKQPLNNFINNLNLLKTKELGKNYLTIVKSEYYGICDDFYKALDELIINDYQKAFFQYELKLNLLYEKINTKALNNYENATKLSLSFFYEKINASREFYELDNTKFKLYLPSENEIYNRLLTDCSFYEFEELLINKKQMNKHFNDYLTELSLICEKQKEAINIRLNKLKNIENSLLEILKIEN, from the coding sequence ATGATTAAAAATGTAATAGATGAATATAATAAAAAATTTAATCCTAGTTATGATGATAATTTTTTAGGACACTTAAAAAATATTAAAAATAAGCTAGAAAATCCTAAATTTATGTTGAGTAAAGAATTGATACAAACTATGGATAAAAATATTACTAATTATCTACAACCAATTCAAGTTGGGGTTATAGGACAATTTAGCTCTGGGAAAAGTTCTTTACTAAATTTATTATTTAAAAAAAATCTATTAGCTACTGGTGCAAGACCTGTTAGTGTTGTCGCTACATATATTAAATATGGTGAAAAAGATGTTGTTTTAGGAGAATATGAAGAAGGTTTAAAAATTATTAATAGTAAGAATTTAAACGACCAAAATGAAAATATTGATGGGCTAAAAAATATACACATATATACTGATAATGAAATTTTAAAAAATATAACCTTAATAGACACCCCAGGCTTAAACGCTAATGAAAATGATGAGGAATTTTCTAAGAATTTAATTAATTCTTTTGATGCACTAATTTGGCTAAGTTTAGCTGAAAGTGCTGGAAAACTTAGTGAAGAAAAGGCTATAAAATCATTCAAAAAAAATATTCCAAGCATTTGTTTAGTAAATCAAAAAGATAAATTAAATAAGCAAGAACAAGAAAAATTGCAAAATTATTTAAATAAAGTTTTTAGCAAATATTTTTCAAAAATAGAATTAATTTCGTGTAAATTAGCTGTAGAAAATAATAATGATTCTAATATTGAAGCATTCTACAATTTTCTCAAAGACCTTAATAAAACGGAAATAAAAGAAAAAATAATAAAAGAAAATTTAGAAAATATAAAATATCAACTAAATTATATAAATTTAAAAATTTATGATGCACTAAATACTTTAAATGCAAGAATTGATGAATATAACGACATAATCAAAAAAATAAACAATAAAGAAATTTTTGATGATTTTAATGAAAAAATACTAAATGCATTAAAAACTATAGCAAAAAATATAACTCAAGAATTTTTAAATAATTTTAAAGAAAAAAATGCAAATTATTTTACAAATAAAAAAACATTATTGCATAAGGATTGTTACGAAAAAAACGAATATAAATACAAAACAATAATCCCTGATGATACGTTTTTAAATATTTTTTATAACAAAGACATCATTAACAAAGAATTTTTAAGAATAAAAAAAGAACTAAATGATTTATTTTTAAATATTAAAGATAATTTCAAACAGCCTTTGAATAATTTTATAAATAATTTAAATTTATTAAAAACCAAAGAATTAGGTAAAAATTATTTAACAATAGTAAAATCTGAATATTATGGAATATGTGATGATTTTTACAAAGCGCTTGATGAATTAATAATAAATGATTATCAAAAAGCCTTTTTTCAATATGAATTAAAATTAAATTTATTATATGAAAAAATAAATACAAAGGCTTTAAATAATTATGAAAATGCTACAAAATTAAGCCTTTCATTTTTTTATGAAAAGATTAACGCTAGTCGTGAATTTTATGAGCTTGACAACACTAAATTTAAACTATATTTACCTAGCGAAAATGAAATTTATAACAGGCTTTTAACGGATTGCTCATTCTATGAATTTGAAGAATTGTTAATAAATAAAAAACAAATGAATAAACATTTTAATGATTATTTAACCGAACTTAGCTTAATTTGTGAAAAACAAAAAGAAGCTATTAATATTCGCTTAAATAAACTAAAAAATATTGAAAATTCTTTATTAGAAATATTAAAAATAGAAAATTAA